The following are encoded in a window of Streptomyces sp. 11x1 genomic DNA:
- the tsaB gene encoding tRNA (adenosine(37)-N6)-threonylcarbamoyltransferase complex dimerization subunit type 1 TsaB codes for MLLLALDTATPAVTVALHDGTDVVAASSQVDARRHGELLLPAVDRVLAEAGARLDAVTGIVVGIGPGPYTGLRVGLMTADTFGLALGVPVHGLCTLDGLAYAAGAEGTVEGPFVVATDARRKEVYWARYEDARTRATEPAVDRPAEIADAVAGLPAVGAGALLYPDTFTDARAPEHVSAAALAVLAAERLAAGEELPAPRPLYLRRPDAQVPKNYKVVTPK; via the coding sequence GTGCTCTTGCTCGCTCTGGATACCGCCACTCCCGCCGTCACCGTCGCGCTGCACGACGGGACGGATGTCGTCGCCGCGTCGAGCCAGGTGGACGCGCGACGCCACGGAGAACTCCTGCTGCCCGCCGTCGACCGGGTCCTCGCCGAGGCGGGTGCCCGCCTCGACGCCGTCACCGGCATCGTCGTGGGCATCGGTCCCGGCCCGTACACCGGGCTGCGCGTCGGCCTCATGACCGCCGACACCTTCGGCCTCGCCCTCGGGGTCCCCGTCCACGGCCTGTGCACCCTCGACGGGCTCGCCTACGCGGCCGGGGCCGAGGGGACGGTCGAGGGACCGTTCGTGGTCGCCACCGACGCCCGGCGCAAGGAGGTGTACTGGGCGCGGTACGAGGACGCGCGGACGAGAGCGACCGAGCCGGCGGTCGACCGGCCCGCCGAGATCGCGGACGCGGTGGCCGGCCTCCCCGCCGTGGGGGCGGGCGCGCTGCTCTACCCCGACACCTTCACCGACGCCCGCGCGCCCGAGCACGTCAGTGCCGCCGCCCTCGCCGTGCTCGCCGCCGAACGCCTCGCGGCCGGCGAGGAGCTGCCGGCGCCCCGGCCGCTGTACCTGCGCCGGCCCGACGCGCAGGTCCCCAAGAACTACAAGGTGGTCACCCCCAAGTGA
- the tsaE gene encoding tRNA (adenosine(37)-N6)-threonylcarbamoyltransferase complex ATPase subunit type 1 TsaE: MSAPGSDSVRLTVNSPDQMLELGRRLAKLLRAGDLVMLNGELGAGKTTLTRGLGEGLGVRGAVTSPTFVIARVHPSLGEGPPLVHVDAYRLGGGLDEMEDLDLDVSLPDSVIVVEWGEGKVEELTDDRLNVVIHRAVGDTTDEVRHVTVTGLGERWAAVELGVLSA; this comes from the coding sequence ATTTCGGCACCCGGAAGCGACTCTGTTCGCCTCACGGTCAATTCTCCCGACCAGATGCTGGAGCTGGGCCGTCGCCTGGCCAAGCTCCTGCGTGCGGGTGATCTCGTGATGCTCAACGGGGAGTTGGGCGCCGGGAAGACGACGCTCACCCGGGGGCTCGGCGAGGGGCTCGGGGTGCGCGGGGCCGTCACCTCGCCGACCTTCGTCATCGCCCGGGTCCATCCGTCGCTCGGGGAGGGGCCGCCGCTCGTCCATGTCGACGCGTACCGCCTGGGCGGCGGGCTGGACGAGATGGAGGACCTCGATCTCGATGTCTCCCTGCCGGATTCGGTGATCGTCGTCGAGTGGGGCGAGGGCAAGGTCGAGGAGCTGACCGACGACCGGCTGAATGTCGTCATCCACCGGGCGGTCGGGGACACGACGGACGAGGTGCGGCATGTGACGGTCACCGGACTGGGTGAACGGTGGGCGGCCGTGGAGCTCGGGGTGCTGTCCGCGTAA
- the alr gene encoding alanine racemase, whose translation MSETAPVPHAPLRARAEIDLDALRANVRTLRASAPGAALMAVVKSDAYGHGAVRCARAAVEAGATWLGTATPEEALALRAAGLSGRLMCWLWAPGGPWREAVEADLDVAVSGLWALREVTDAARQAGLRARVQLKADTGLGRNGCQPEDWPELVAEALRAEAEGLVKVTGLWSHLACADEPGHPSIDAQLTRFREMVTYAEGRGVRPEVRHIANSPATLTRPDAHFDLVRTGIAVYGISPSPELGSSADLGLRPVMRLSASLALVKHVTAGHGVSYGHHYVTPGATTLGLVPVGYADGIPRHASGSGPVLVGGKWRTVAGRVAMDQFVVDLGGDEPAAGDEVVLFGSGDGGEPTAEDWAKAAGTIAYEIVTRIGTRVPRVYVNTGE comes from the coding sequence ATGAGTGAGACAGCACCTGTGCCGCATGCGCCCCTTCGGGCCCGGGCGGAGATCGATCTGGATGCCCTGCGGGCCAATGTGCGGACGTTGCGCGCGTCCGCCCCGGGCGCCGCACTGATGGCCGTGGTCAAGTCGGACGCCTACGGCCACGGTGCGGTGCGCTGTGCGCGGGCCGCGGTCGAGGCGGGGGCCACCTGGCTGGGGACGGCCACGCCCGAGGAGGCGTTGGCGCTGCGCGCGGCCGGGCTGTCGGGGCGGCTGATGTGCTGGCTGTGGGCGCCGGGCGGGCCCTGGCGTGAGGCGGTCGAGGCGGATCTCGATGTCGCGGTCAGCGGGTTGTGGGCGCTGCGGGAGGTCACCGACGCGGCCCGGCAGGCGGGTCTGCGCGCCCGGGTGCAGCTCAAGGCCGACACCGGGCTCGGACGCAACGGCTGCCAGCCCGAGGACTGGCCGGAGTTGGTCGCCGAGGCGCTGCGCGCGGAGGCCGAGGGTTTGGTGAAGGTCACCGGGCTCTGGTCGCACCTCGCGTGCGCCGACGAGCCGGGGCACCCCTCCATCGACGCCCAGCTCACCCGCTTCCGCGAGATGGTCACGTACGCGGAGGGCCGGGGTGTCCGCCCCGAGGTGCGGCACATCGCCAACTCGCCCGCCACGCTCACCCGGCCGGACGCGCACTTCGACCTCGTACGGACGGGCATCGCGGTCTACGGCATCTCGCCCAGCCCGGAGCTGGGCAGCTCCGCCGACCTCGGGCTGCGGCCGGTGATGCGGCTCAGCGCCTCGCTCGCGCTGGTCAAGCACGTCACCGCCGGGCACGGCGTCAGCTACGGGCACCACTACGTCACTCCCGGCGCCACGACCCTCGGTCTGGTCCCGGTCGGCTACGCGGACGGCATCCCCCGGCACGCCTCCGGCAGCGGGCCCGTCCTGGTCGGCGGCAAGTGGCGGACGGTCGCGGGCCGGGTGGCCATGGACCAGTTCGTCGTCGACCTCGGCGGGGACGAACCCGCCGCCGGGGACGAGGTCGTGCTGTTCGGCTCCGGGGACGGCGGCGAACCGACCGCCGAGGACTGGGCGAAGGCGGCCGGGACCATCGCGTACGAGATCGTCACGCGCATCGGAACCCGCGTCCCGCGCGTCTACGTCAACACGGGTGAGTGA
- a CDS encoding NAD(P)H-hydrate dehydratase: MRSAHRVETVRTAERTLMARLPDGALMQRAAAGLATACADLLGRVYGTRVVVLTGSGDNGGDALYAAARLARRGAGVTAVLLAPDRTHPAALTALRRAGGTVLPPHEAAHAIHRADLILDGIVGIGGKGGLRPDAAPLAELAATARALVVAVDLPSGIEPDTGEVHGAAVRADLTVTFGTHKPGLFIDPAREYAGSVRLIDIGLAETLPPTPALESLQHADVAALLPRPTGESDKYRRGVVGIAAGSSRYPGAAVLAVAGALRGGAGAVRYVGAATEAVLARYPETLVSNTGPKKAGRVQAWVAGPGAGDDPAPVAEALASDVPVLLDADGLRLADRDTVRTRRAPTLMTPHAGEAAALLGITREEVESARLTAVRDLARAYDATVLLKGSTTLVAGPDPASPVRANPTGTPWLATAGSGDVLSGLAGSLLAAGLSPLDAASTAAYLHGLAGRYAANGAPTGAHDVAESIPTAWRDVTS, translated from the coding sequence ATGCGCTCAGCCCACCGCGTAGAAACCGTCCGCACAGCCGAACGCACCCTCATGGCCCGCCTCCCCGACGGCGCCCTGATGCAACGCGCCGCCGCCGGCCTGGCCACCGCCTGCGCCGACCTCCTCGGCCGGGTCTACGGCACCCGCGTCGTCGTCCTCACCGGCAGCGGCGACAACGGCGGCGACGCCCTGTACGCCGCCGCCCGCCTGGCAAGGCGAGGCGCGGGCGTCACCGCCGTACTCCTCGCCCCCGACCGCACCCACCCCGCCGCCCTGACGGCCCTGCGCCGAGCGGGCGGCACCGTGCTCCCGCCCCACGAGGCGGCCCACGCCATCCACCGGGCCGACCTGATCCTGGACGGCATCGTCGGCATCGGCGGCAAGGGCGGCCTCCGCCCCGACGCCGCGCCGCTCGCCGAACTCGCCGCCACCGCACGGGCGCTGGTCGTCGCCGTCGACCTCCCGTCCGGCATCGAGCCCGACACCGGCGAGGTGCACGGCGCAGCCGTCCGCGCCGACCTCACCGTGACCTTCGGGACCCACAAACCGGGCCTTTTCATCGACCCGGCCCGCGAGTACGCCGGGTCGGTCCGTCTGATCGACATCGGCCTGGCGGAGACGCTCCCGCCCACCCCGGCCCTGGAGTCCCTCCAGCACGCCGACGTGGCCGCCCTCCTCCCCCGCCCCACCGGCGAGAGCGACAAGTACCGCAGGGGAGTCGTGGGCATCGCGGCGGGCTCGTCCCGCTACCCGGGCGCGGCGGTCCTCGCGGTCGCGGGCGCCCTGCGGGGCGGCGCGGGCGCCGTCCGCTACGTGGGCGCCGCCACCGAAGCGGTCCTCGCTCGCTACCCGGAGACTCTCGTGTCGAACACGGGCCCGAAGAAGGCGGGCCGGGTCCAGGCCTGGGTCGCGGGCCCCGGCGCGGGCGACGACCCGGCGCCGGTCGCCGAGGCCCTGGCCTCGGACGTCCCGGTTCTGCTGGACGCGGACGGCCTCCGCCTGGCCGACCGCGACACGGTCCGCACCCGCAGGGCCCCGACCCTGATGACCCCGCACGCGGGTGAGGCGGCCGCGCTCCTGGGCATCACCCGGGAGGAGGTCGAGTCCGCCCGCCTCACCGCCGTACGCGACCTGGCCCGCGCCTACGACGCCACGGTGCTCCTCAAAGGCTCCACCACCCTCGTCGCCGGCCCGGACCCCGCATCCCCGGTCCGCGCCAACCCCACCGGCACCCCGTGGCTGGCGACGGCGGGCAGCGGCGACGTCCTCTCGGGCCTGGCCGGCTCCCTCCTGGCAGCCGGCCTCTCCCCCCTGGACGCGGCGAGCACGGCGGCCTACCTCCACGGCCTGGCGGGCCGCTACGCCGCGAACGGCGCCCCGACAGGAGCCCACGACGTCGCGGAGTCGATCCCGACGGCCTGGCGGGACGTCACCTCCTGA
- the rimI gene encoding ribosomal protein S18-alanine N-acetyltransferase, protein MTTPVLREMRWWDIEPVLELEKDLFPEDAWSRGMFWSDLAHARGPHATRRYVVAVAPDENGDERIVGYGGLASAGDTADVQTIAVAREHWGTGLGALILTELLRAATAFECAQVMLECRVDNVRAQKLYERFGFEAIGFRRGYYQPGNVDALVMRLNDPSTSVRGTEING, encoded by the coding sequence GTGACGACCCCGGTGTTGCGCGAGATGCGCTGGTGGGACATCGAGCCCGTCCTGGAGCTGGAGAAGGACCTCTTCCCCGAGGACGCCTGGTCCCGGGGCATGTTCTGGTCGGACCTCGCCCACGCGCGGGGCCCGCACGCCACCCGGCGGTACGTCGTGGCGGTGGCCCCGGACGAGAACGGGGACGAGCGGATCGTCGGCTACGGGGGGCTCGCCTCCGCCGGTGACACCGCCGACGTCCAGACCATCGCCGTCGCCCGGGAGCACTGGGGCACCGGCCTCGGCGCGCTGATCCTCACCGAGCTGCTGCGGGCCGCCACCGCCTTCGAGTGCGCCCAGGTGATGCTCGAATGCCGGGTCGACAACGTCCGCGCCCAGAAGCTCTACGAACGCTTCGGCTTCGAGGCGATCGGCTTCCGCCGCGGCTACTACCAGCCGGGGAACGTGGACGCGCTGGTCATGCGCCTCAACGACCCTTCCACATCCGTACGAGGAACCGAGATCAATGGCTAG
- the coaA gene encoding type I pantothenate kinase, with product MISPVSSLPRSAHRPRPEATPYVDLTRAEWSALREKTPLPLNAEEVEKLRGLGDVIDLDEVRDIYLPLSRLLNLYVGATDGLRGALNTFLGEQGSQSGTPFVIGVAGSVAVGKSTVARLLQALLARWPEHPRVELVTTDGFLLPMKDLQERGLVSRKGFPESYDRRALTRFVADIKAGKDEVTAPVYSHLIYDIVPDRKLTVRRPHILIVEGLNVLQPALPGQDGRTRVGLADYFDFSVYVDASADDIERWYLNRFKKLRQTAFQNPDSYFRKYTQVSEDDALDYARTLWRTINKPNLVENIAPTRGRATLIIRKGADHKVRRLSLRKL from the coding sequence GTGATCTCACCGGTCTCCTCGTTGCCGCGGAGCGCCCACCGGCCCAGGCCGGAGGCGACTCCCTACGTCGACCTCACCCGTGCCGAGTGGAGCGCGCTGCGCGAAAAGACGCCGCTCCCGCTGAACGCCGAGGAGGTCGAGAAGCTGCGCGGTCTGGGCGATGTCATCGACCTCGACGAGGTACGGGACATCTATCTGCCGCTGTCCCGGCTCCTCAACCTCTACGTGGGCGCCACCGACGGCCTGCGCGGCGCCCTGAACACCTTCCTGGGTGAGCAGGGCTCCCAGTCCGGCACCCCGTTCGTCATAGGCGTCGCCGGCTCCGTGGCCGTCGGCAAGTCGACGGTCGCCCGCCTCCTCCAGGCCCTCCTGGCCCGCTGGCCCGAACACCCGCGCGTGGAACTGGTCACCACCGACGGCTTCCTGCTCCCCATGAAGGACCTCCAGGAACGCGGCCTGGTCTCCCGCAAGGGCTTCCCCGAGTCGTACGACCGCCGGGCCCTGACTCGTTTCGTCGCCGACATCAAGGCCGGCAAGGACGAGGTGACGGCCCCCGTCTACTCCCACCTCATCTACGACATCGTCCCCGACCGGAAGCTGACGGTCCGCCGCCCCCACATCCTCATCGTCGAGGGCCTGAACGTCCTCCAGCCCGCCCTCCCCGGCCAGGACGGCCGCACCCGCGTCGGTCTCGCCGACTACTTCGACTTCAGCGTCTACGTCGACGCCTCCGCCGACGACATCGAGCGCTGGTACCTCAACCGTTTCAAGAAGCTCCGCCAGACCGCGTTCCAGAACCCCGACTCGTACTTCCGCAAGTACACCCAGGTCTCCGAGGACGACGCCCTCGACTACGCCCGCACCCTCTGGCGCACCATCAACAAGCCCAACCTGGTGGAGAACATCGCCCCCACCCGCGGCCGCGCCACCCTCATCATCCGCAAGGGCGCCGACCACAAGGTCCGCCGCCTCAGCCTGCGCAAGCTGTAG
- the glmS gene encoding glutamine--fructose-6-phosphate transaminase (isomerizing), with protein sequence MCGIVGYVGSQSALDVVLAGLKRLEYRGYDSAGVAVLADGGLAAAKKAGKLVNLEKELVGRPLPTGSTGLGHTRWATHGGPTDANAHPHLDNAGRVAVVHNGIIENFAALRAELAERGHTLTSETDTEVVAHLLAEEFSSCDDLAEAMRLVCRRLEGAFTLVAVHADAPDVVVGARRNSPLVVGVGEGEAFLASDVAAFIAHTRSAIELGQDQVVELRRDGVTVTTFDGRPADVRSYHVDWDASAAEKGGYDYFMLKEIAEQPKAVADTLLGRIDAAGSLSLDEVRIPDRELRELDKVVIVACGTAFHAGLIAKYAIEHWTRIPCEVELASEFRYRDPILGPRTLVIAISQSGETMDTLMALRHAREQGARVLAICNTNGSTIPRESDAVLYTHAGPEVAVASTKAFLTQLVACYLVALYLGQVRGTKWGDEIRAVIRDLSRISCEVERVLETMEPVRELARTLADKNTVLFLGRHVGYPVALEGALKLKELAYMHAEGFAAGELKHGPIALIEEDLPVVVVVPSPAGRSLLHDKIVSNIQEIRARGARTIVIAEEGDEAVVPYADHLIRVPATPTLLQPLVATVPLQVFACELATARGNEVDQPRNLAKSVTVE encoded by the coding sequence ATGTGCGGAATCGTGGGATACGTCGGCTCGCAGTCCGCCCTCGACGTGGTCCTCGCCGGACTGAAGCGGCTGGAGTACCGCGGGTACGACTCCGCCGGCGTGGCGGTGCTCGCCGACGGGGGCCTCGCCGCCGCGAAGAAGGCCGGAAAACTGGTCAACCTGGAGAAAGAGCTGGTCGGCCGCCCACTGCCGACCGGGTCGACCGGCCTCGGCCACACCCGCTGGGCCACCCACGGCGGCCCCACGGACGCCAACGCCCACCCGCACCTCGACAACGCGGGCCGGGTCGCCGTCGTCCACAACGGCATCATCGAGAACTTCGCCGCGCTGCGCGCCGAACTGGCCGAGCGGGGCCACACCCTCACCTCCGAGACGGACACCGAGGTCGTCGCCCACCTCCTCGCGGAGGAGTTCTCCTCCTGCGACGACCTCGCGGAGGCGATGCGGCTGGTGTGCCGCCGTCTGGAGGGCGCGTTCACCCTGGTCGCGGTGCACGCGGACGCGCCGGACGTGGTCGTGGGCGCCCGCCGCAACTCGCCCCTGGTGGTCGGCGTCGGCGAGGGCGAGGCCTTCCTCGCGTCGGACGTGGCCGCTTTCATCGCCCACACCCGCTCGGCGATCGAGCTGGGCCAGGACCAGGTGGTCGAACTGCGCCGCGACGGTGTGACGGTGACCACCTTCGACGGCCGCCCCGCCGACGTCCGCTCGTACCACGTCGACTGGGACGCGTCGGCGGCGGAGAAGGGCGGCTACGACTACTTCATGCTCAAGGAGATCGCCGAGCAGCCCAAGGCCGTCGCCGACACGCTGCTCGGCCGGATCGACGCGGCGGGCTCGCTGTCCCTGGACGAGGTCCGCATCCCCGACCGGGAACTGCGCGAGCTGGACAAGGTGGTCATCGTGGCGTGCGGTACGGCGTTCCACGCGGGCCTCATCGCCAAGTACGCCATCGAGCACTGGACCCGTATCCCGTGCGAGGTGGAGCTGGCCAGCGAGTTCCGTTACCGGGACCCGATCCTCGGCCCCCGCACCCTGGTCATCGCCATCTCCCAGTCCGGCGAGACCATGGACACGCTGATGGCGCTGCGCCACGCCCGCGAACAGGGCGCCCGGGTCCTCGCCATCTGCAACACCAACGGCTCGACGATCCCCCGCGAGTCCGACGCGGTCCTCTACACCCACGCGGGCCCCGAGGTGGCGGTCGCCTCGACGAAGGCGTTCCTCACCCAGCTGGTGGCGTGCTACCTGGTGGCGCTGTATCTCGGTCAGGTACGGGGCACCAAGTGGGGCGACGAGATCCGCGCCGTGATCCGCGACCTCTCCCGGATCTCGTGCGAGGTGGAGCGGGTGCTCGAAACGATGGAGCCGGTACGGGAGTTGGCCCGCACCCTGGCCGACAAGAACACGGTGCTGTTCCTGGGCCGCCACGTCGGGTATCCGGTCGCCCTGGAAGGCGCCCTGAAACTCAAGGAGTTGGCCTACATGCACGCGGAGGGCTTCGCGGCGGGCGAGCTGAAGCACGGTCCGATCGCCCTGATCGAGGAGGACCTCCCGGTGGTCGTCGTGGTCCCCTCCCCGGCGGGCCGCTCCCTCCTCCACGACAAGATCGTCTCCAACATCCAGGAGATCCGCGCGCGGGGCGCCCGCACGATCGTCATCGCGGAGGAGGGCGACGAGGCGGTCGTCCCCTACGCCGACCACCTGATCCGCGTCCCGGCGACCCCGACGCTCCTCCAGCCCCTGGTCGCCACGGTCCCTCTCCAGGTCTTCGCCTGCGAACTGGCCACGGCCCGCGGCAACGAGGTGGACCAGCCGCGCAACCTGGCGAAGTCGGTGACGGTGGAATGA
- the glmM gene encoding phosphoglucosamine mutase, protein MGRLFGTDGVRGVANADLTAELALGLSVAAAHVLAEAGTFEGHKPVAVVGRDPRASGEFLEAAVVAGLASAGVDVLRVGVLPTPAVAFLTGELGADLGVMLSASHNAMPDNGVKFFARGGHKLADELEDKIEGVYEEHRTGAPWERPTGAGVGRVRSYDGFGQYVEHLLSALPNRLDGLKIVLDEAHGAAAGVSPEAFTRAGAEIVTIGAEPDGLNINDGCGSTHLGPLKAAVLEHGAHLGIAHDGDADRCLAVDHEGNEVDGDQILAVLALAMRERGVLRSDTVVATVMSNLGFKLALEREGLRLVQAAVGDRYVLEEMKEHGYALGGEQSGHVIISDHATTGDGTLTGLLLAARVAQTGRTLQELAGVMERLPQVLVNVPDVDRSRVSTSPELAAAVGEAEAELGSTGRVLLRPSGTEPLVRVMVEAADIEQARAVAGRLADVVKSALG, encoded by the coding sequence GTGGGACGACTCTTCGGCACGGACGGCGTGCGCGGTGTCGCCAACGCGGATCTGACGGCCGAGCTCGCGCTCGGACTCTCCGTCGCGGCGGCACACGTACTCGCCGAGGCGGGAACGTTCGAGGGCCACAAGCCGGTGGCGGTGGTCGGGCGGGATCCGCGAGCGTCCGGGGAGTTCCTGGAGGCGGCCGTCGTGGCGGGCCTCGCCAGCGCGGGCGTCGACGTGCTGCGTGTCGGTGTGCTGCCCACCCCCGCGGTGGCGTTCCTCACCGGCGAGCTGGGCGCCGACCTCGGTGTGATGCTGTCCGCCAGCCACAACGCCATGCCGGACAACGGCGTCAAGTTCTTCGCCCGCGGCGGGCACAAGCTCGCGGACGAGCTGGAGGACAAGATCGAGGGCGTCTACGAGGAGCACCGCACCGGGGCTCCCTGGGAGCGGCCCACAGGTGCGGGCGTCGGGCGCGTCCGGTCCTACGACGGCTTCGGGCAGTACGTCGAGCACCTGCTCTCGGCCCTCCCCAACCGGCTCGACGGCCTGAAGATCGTCCTCGACGAGGCGCACGGCGCCGCCGCCGGGGTCTCGCCGGAGGCGTTCACCCGCGCCGGCGCCGAGATCGTCACGATCGGGGCCGAGCCGGACGGGCTCAACATCAACGACGGGTGCGGGTCGACGCACCTCGGGCCGCTGAAGGCCGCCGTCCTGGAGCACGGGGCGCACCTCGGGATCGCGCACGACGGGGACGCGGACCGGTGCCTGGCCGTGGACCACGAGGGCAACGAGGTCGACGGCGACCAGATCCTCGCCGTTCTCGCCCTGGCCATGCGGGAGCGCGGCGTGCTGCGGTCCGACACCGTGGTCGCCACTGTGATGTCCAACCTCGGGTTCAAGCTGGCGCTGGAGCGGGAGGGGCTGCGGCTGGTGCAGGCCGCGGTCGGCGACCGGTACGTGCTGGAGGAGATGAAGGAGCACGGGTACGCGCTCGGGGGCGAGCAGTCCGGGCACGTGATCATCTCCGACCACGCGACGACGGGTGACGGCACGCTGACGGGGCTGCTGCTGGCGGCGCGGGTCGCGCAGACCGGGCGTACGCTCCAGGAGTTGGCCGGGGTGATGGAGCGGCTGCCGCAGGTGCTCGTCAATGTGCCGGACGTGGACCGGTCGCGAGTGTCCACGTCCCCGGAGCTGGCGGCGGCGGTGGGGGAGGCCGAGGCCGAACTGGGTTCCACGGGGCGGGTGTTGCTGCGGCCTTCCGGGACCGAGCCGCTGGTGCGGGTGATGGTGGAGGCGGCCGATATCGAGCAGGCTCGGGCTGTTGCCGGGCGGTTGGCCGATGTGGTGAAGTCGGCGCTCGGGTAG
- a CDS encoding alpha/beta hydrolase, with the protein MSESSAEAAEAVASAAAATAASGDGIWRRAGVAGAAIGVVAAGAAAGVAIERLTVGRGMRRKARLALDSTGPYGALRGIPGKAVADDGTELYYEVDDVEPEAGLSPRRRRLFGRKAPAPVTVVFSHGYCLNQDSWHFQRAALRGVVRTVHWDQRSHGRSGRGAGQAEEGRPVTIDQLGRDLKAVIDAAVPQGPIVLVGHSMGGMTVMALAAHYPELIRERVVAVALVGTSSGRLGEVNFGLPVAGVNVVRRVLPGVLKALGQQAALVERGRRATADLFAGIIKRYSFASRDVDPAVARFAERMIEGTPIDVVAEFYPAFTEHDKTEALATFTELPVLVLAGVKDLVTPSEHSEAIADVLPDAELVLVPDAGHLVMLEHPEVVTDRLADLLARAGAIPLTATVSGCDSASS; encoded by the coding sequence GTGAGCGAGAGCAGCGCCGAGGCCGCGGAGGCCGTCGCGAGCGCGGCCGCCGCCACGGCCGCTTCCGGCGACGGGATCTGGCGCAGAGCCGGGGTCGCGGGGGCGGCGATAGGCGTCGTCGCGGCGGGCGCGGCGGCCGGTGTCGCCATAGAGCGGCTCACCGTCGGGCGCGGCATGCGCCGGAAGGCCCGTCTGGCGCTCGACTCCACCGGCCCGTACGGGGCGCTGCGCGGCATCCCCGGCAAGGCGGTCGCCGACGACGGCACCGAGCTGTACTACGAGGTCGACGACGTCGAGCCCGAGGCGGGCCTCTCGCCCCGCAGACGCCGCCTGTTCGGCCGCAAGGCCCCGGCCCCCGTCACCGTCGTCTTCAGCCACGGCTACTGCCTCAACCAGGACTCCTGGCACTTCCAGCGGGCCGCGCTGCGCGGTGTCGTGCGGACCGTGCACTGGGATCAGCGCAGCCACGGCCGCTCCGGGCGCGGGGCCGGGCAGGCGGAGGAGGGGCGGCCGGTCACCATCGACCAGCTCGGGCGAGACCTGAAGGCCGTGATCGACGCGGCCGTGCCCCAGGGGCCGATCGTGCTCGTCGGGCACTCCATGGGCGGGATGACCGTCATGGCGCTGGCCGCGCACTACCCGGAACTGATCCGCGAGAGAGTCGTAGCCGTCGCGCTGGTCGGTACGTCGTCGGGGCGGCTCGGCGAGGTCAACTTCGGGCTGCCGGTCGCGGGCGTCAACGTCGTACGACGGGTGCTGCCCGGGGTGCTCAAGGCGCTGGGGCAGCAGGCCGCGCTGGTGGAGCGGGGGCGGCGGGCGACCGCCGATCTGTTCGCCGGGATCATCAAGCGGTACTCGTTCGCGTCGCGGGACGTCGACCCGGCGGTCGCGCGGTTCGCCGAACGGATGATCGAGGGAACGCCCATCGACGTCGTCGCCGAGTTCTATCCGGCGTTCACCGAGCACGACAAGACCGAGGCGCTCGCGACCTTCACCGAGCTGCCGGTGCTCGTACTGGCCGGGGTCAAGGACCTCGTCACACCGAGCGAGCACAGCGAGGCGATCGCCGACGTGCTGCCGGACGCGGAGTTGGTGCTGGTGCCGGATGCCGGGCACCTGGTCATGCTGGAGCACCCGGAAGTCGTCACCGACCGCCTCGCTGATCTGCTCGCCCGCGCGGGGGCGATACCGCTTACGGCTACCGTAAGTGGTTGTGACTCCGCCTCCTCCTGA
- a CDS encoding holo-ACP synthase, with translation MPIIGVGIDVAEIDRFRASLERTPSMADRLFLPSELLLPSGERRGIASLAARFAAKEALAKALGAPSGLRWTDAEVYVEPSGQPRLRVTGTVASRASELGVQSWHISLSHDAGVASAVVIAEG, from the coding sequence ATGCCCATCATCGGAGTCGGCATCGACGTCGCCGAGATCGACCGCTTCCGTGCCTCGCTGGAGCGCACGCCCAGCATGGCCGACCGCCTCTTCCTCCCCAGCGAACTGCTCCTCCCCAGCGGCGAACGCCGGGGCATCGCCTCCCTGGCGGCCCGGTTCGCAGCGAAGGAGGCCCTCGCCAAGGCCCTCGGCGCGCCGAGCGGCCTGCGCTGGACCGACGCGGAGGTGTACGTCGAGCCGTCCGGCCAGCCCCGTCTCCGCGTCACCGGCACGGTCGCGTCCCGCGCCTCCGAACTGGGCGTCCAGTCCTGGCACATCTCCCTGAGCCACGACGCGGGCGTGGCCTCGGCGGTGGTGATCGCGGAGGGGTAG
- the rpsI gene encoding 30S ribosomal protein S9 → MAETTAEQPLEELDIDSYTTESDVPVEGEYTSESMASRFGDPQPAAGLGRRKNAIARVRIVPGSGKWKINGRTLEDYFPNKVHQQEVNEPFKVLELEGRYDVIARISGGGVSGQAGALRLGVARALNEADVDNNRGALKKAGFLRRDDRAVERKKAGLKKARKAPQYSKR, encoded by the coding sequence GTGGCCGAGACCACTGCCGAGCAGCCGCTCGAAGAGCTTGACATCGACAGCTACACCACGGAGTCGGACGTCCCCGTCGAGGGCGAGTACACCTCCGAGTCCATGGCCTCCCGCTTCGGCGACCCGCAGCCGGCCGCCGGCCTGGGCCGTCGCAAGAACGCCATCGCCCGCGTCCGGATCGTCCCGGGTTCCGGCAAGTGGAAGATCAACGGTCGCACCCTTGAGGACTACTTCCCCAACAAGGTGCACCAGCAGGAAGTCAACGAGCCCTTCAAGGTGCTGGAGCTCGAGGGCCGCTACGACGTCATCGCCCGCATCTCCGGTGGCGGTGTCTCCGGTCAGGCCGGTGCGCTCCGTCTCGGTGTCGCCCGCGCGCTGAACGAGGCCGACGTCGACAACAACCGTGGCGCCCTCAAGAAGGCCGGCTTCCTCCGCCGCGACGACCGTGCGGTCGAGCGCAAGAAGGCCGGTCTGAAGAAGGCCCGCAAGGCTCCGCAGTACAGCAAGCGCTAG